A genomic window from Cucumis melo cultivar AY chromosome 8, USDA_Cmelo_AY_1.0, whole genome shotgun sequence includes:
- the LOC103485986 gene encoding superoxide dismutase [Cu-Zn] 2 translates to MSALKAVVLIAGGDSNIRGTIQFVQDSNGATHVNGRISGLSPGLHGFHIHALGDTTNGCNSTGPHFNPLKKDHGGPGDSERHVGDLGNIYAGPDGVAEVSISDRLISLKGPHSIIGRAVVVHADLDDLGKGGHELSKTTGNAGARIGCGIIGIQSSV, encoded by the exons ATGAGTGCTCTAAAAGCTGTGGTACTCATCGCTGGAGGAGATTCCAACATCAGAGGCACCATCCAGTTCGTCCAAGATTCAAATG GGGCAACCCATGTCAATGGAAGAATAAGTGGACTCTCTCCTGGACTTCATGGCTTCCATATCCATGCTCTTGGCGATACCACAAACGGCTGCAACTCCACTG GACCTCATTTTAATCCGTTGAAGAAGGACCATGGAGGTCCTGGGGATTCAGAACGTCATGTAGGGGATTTGGGGAACATTTATGCAGGTCCAGATG GGGTTGCTGAAGTTTCCATTTCGGATAGGCTG ATTTCACTTAAGGGACCTCATTCGATAATTGGTCGAGCAGTTGTTGTGCACGCGGATCTCGATGATCTTGGCAAAG GTGGGCACGAACTTAGCAAGACGACTGGAAATGCCGGTGCAAGAATCGGATGCG